Proteins from a genomic interval of Methanoplanus endosymbiosus:
- a CDS encoding metal ABC transporter permease has product MLEIFAYEFLRNALIAGVLASIICGITGTFVIVKKMVSLSGGISHAAFGGIGIGYFFGFEPIAGAALFSLATAGGINYIRKKAGENLDTLVGAVWAGGMALGIMLIYMTPGYAPGLMTYLFGNILLVPESDIILTGILAIAVIIIVSFFFNQMVAVTFDEEYATVMNISTDRFMLLLLCIIALTVVVLIQIVGIILVIALLTLPAAIAHRYASNIKKMMILSAILGAVFTTTGILISYYLDVPSGAAIILLSSAAYLSVIAKSSFKMRKNGPV; this is encoded by the coding sequence ATGCTTGAAATATTTGCATATGAATTTTTAAGAAATGCACTCATAGCCGGAGTTCTGGCAAGCATAATCTGCGGCATCACCGGGACATTTGTAATAGTTAAGAAGATGGTATCACTCTCAGGAGGCATATCACACGCCGCATTCGGAGGCATAGGCATAGGCTACTTCTTCGGCTTTGAACCTATCGCAGGAGCGGCACTCTTCAGCCTTGCAACCGCCGGCGGAATAAACTATATCAGAAAGAAAGCCGGAGAAAACCTGGACACACTTGTTGGTGCTGTATGGGCAGGAGGCATGGCACTCGGAATAATGCTCATATATATGACCCCCGGCTACGCACCCGGACTTATGACATATCTCTTTGGAAATATACTGCTTGTGCCGGAATCTGACATCATCCTCACCGGAATTCTGGCAATTGCAGTGATAATTATTGTATCCTTCTTCTTTAACCAGATGGTGGCAGTAACCTTTGACGAGGAGTATGCAACCGTAATGAACATCAGCACTGACCGCTTTATGCTCCTTTTACTCTGCATAATCGCACTCACCGTAGTTGTGCTCATACAGATCGTCGGCATAATACTTGTAATCGCACTTCTGACACTTCCGGCAGCGATAGCCCACAGGTATGCCTCCAACATAAAAAAAATGATGATACTCTCTGCCATACTCGGAGCAGTATTCACAACAACGGGCATACTCATATCATATTACCTTGATGTCCCTTCAGGTGCTGCAATAATTCTGCTAAGCTCAGCGGCATACCTGAGTGTGATCGCCAAAAGCAGCTTTAAAATGAGAAAAAACGGCCCAGTATAA
- a CDS encoding branched-chain amino acid ABC transporter substrate-binding protein, whose translation MKPGNICEILTPVNIAGLIIVGLVVFFSAYDILIIEPGDYPDEIVIGAILPLSGSLSNYGQEFKQGIDMAVDEINGGGGISGKMVEIDYFDNIGNPYMSKWAINYYADEGIPAVIGAVSSTATVAIAPIAEERGIVLISPSATNPALSDYKNYVFRTISSDKYQGRGIGKLLSVLHPELNRVALIYSDDDYGAGLSDSVFETYPKYGGHFILVESFDPNIYDFSALIEKIKGADPDGIILIGYYEQAVNILKAAEDAEVDAVWFGSEGLINDGLIEEIGDYSEGLTATMQSSQIHSDAFEERYYEKYGNDVINWPVPYGYDTTKILSEAIADGGYDAGEIKDSLKEIRYLGLCGPRHFDENGDIYPAYDVLTVTDGEWERIKWGEIVSDELKETYGH comes from the coding sequence ATGAAGCCCGGAAATATATGTGAGATTCTGACTCCTGTAAATATAGCCGGCCTGATAATTGTAGGGCTGGTTGTCTTCTTCTCTGCTTATGATATACTGATAATTGAGCCTGGGGATTATCCGGATGAGATTGTTATAGGGGCAATTCTGCCGCTTTCAGGTTCGCTCTCAAATTATGGTCAGGAATTTAAGCAGGGCATTGATATGGCCGTTGATGAGATAAATGGTGGGGGCGGGATATCCGGGAAGATGGTTGAAATTGACTATTTTGACAATATTGGCAATCCCTATATGAGCAAGTGGGCAATTAATTATTATGCGGATGAAGGAATTCCTGCGGTTATCGGTGCTGTTTCAAGTACTGCAACGGTGGCAATTGCACCGATAGCAGAGGAGAGAGGTATTGTTTTAATCTCACCGTCAGCCACAAATCCGGCCCTTTCGGATTACAAAAATTATGTCTTCCGGACAATCTCGTCCGATAAATATCAGGGGCGGGGTATTGGAAAACTGCTCTCAGTGCTCCATCCGGAATTAAACCGCGTGGCTCTCATTTACTCTGATGATGACTATGGGGCCGGCCTCAGTGATTCTGTATTTGAGACATATCCGAAGTATGGCGGTCATTTCATTCTGGTTGAGAGTTTTGATCCAAATATATACGATTTCAGTGCTCTTATAGAGAAGATTAAGGGAGCAGATCCCGACGGCATAATTCTGATCGGATACTATGAACAGGCGGTAAATATCCTGAAGGCTGCTGAGGATGCTGAGGTTGATGCAGTCTGGTTTGGCTCTGAAGGGCTTATCAATGACGGCCTCATTGAGGAGATCGGTGACTATTCAGAGGGTCTTACTGCAACGATGCAGTCCAGTCAGATTCATTCTGATGCTTTTGAAGAGCGGTATTATGAGAAATACGGAAATGATGTGATTAACTGGCCTGTTCCCTATGGTTATGACACCACAAAGATTCTCTCCGAAGCTATTGCAGATGGCGGTTATGATGCCGGTGAGATTAAGGATTCATTAAAGGAGATCAGGTATCTCGGTCTCTGCGGGCCGCGTCATTTTGATGAAAACGGCGACATATATCCTGCATATGATGTTCTCACTGTAACGGATGGTGAATGGGAGAGGATTAAATGGGGAGAGATTGTCTCTGATGAGTTAAAGGAGACTTATGGGCACTGA